A genomic window from Silene latifolia isolate original U9 population chromosome Y, ASM4854445v1, whole genome shotgun sequence includes:
- the LOC141632421 gene encoding protein FAR-RED IMPAIRED RESPONSE 1-like: MGDGSSTASTVTRRVKITRIGCRAYVRFAVLHGLDGPAMIDEFSEVHNHRLTSVCNRDLDKISRSLDMFQKTLILDNSKLNIGAGLTFRQVKELVNGYENIGATLIDFKNFQRDIKCYIGLGDADLFIDRLEKLKATQPQFYFAYDVDPQNRLTKFFWADATCIRNYSFFGDAISFDPTYGTNKYDMVFTPFTGVNHHRKSVLFAGCLLLHEDDISFQWTFQRFLDRHGTKRAAVHDHGSMPWHKEGSKSAMDQRNSAIHEGAMIITNDHSFPELKTELPIEKHGAIIYTHVVFKVFQEEVMAADSCGVDDFEKEEHVRIIHVIDAETDKIFKVRLDLRSTDAVCECKLFERIGLLVQAYFVWVYKGKGIGRIPIKLDSNGNVIEDSYMATSDNSHLCNVWSEFRQIVGVLKTLPVEHTEDSSSEVTIHPPEQARNKGRGKRLKSANNKAIEKAAKPKRLCAYCKERVTHDRRTCPLRIADVAAEKAAKKKKV, encoded by the exons ATGGGTGATGGTTCGTCCACAGCTAGTACAGTTACACGACGAGTTAAAATCACAAGAATTGGATGCCGAGCATACGTCAGATTTGCCGTTTTACATGGCCTTGATGGCCCAGCTATGATTGACGAGTTTTCTGAAGTCCACAATCATCGTCTCACCTCTGTCTGTAACAGAGATCTCGATAAGATTTCACGATCCCTTGATATGTTCCAGAAGACGCTTATCTTGGACAACTCCAAGTTGAATATTGGCGCTGGATTGACCTTTAGACAGGTTAAGGAACTTGTCAATGGGTATGAAAATATCGGTGCTAcattgatagattttaagaactttcaaagAGATATCAAGTGCTACATTGGGTTAGGAGATGCTGACCTTTTCATCGATCGACTCGAGAAACTCAAAGCAACCCAACCCCAGTTCTACTTCGCCTATGATGTTGATCCGCAAAACCGTCTAACAAAGTTCTTTTGGGCTGATGCTACATGTATTAGAAACTACTCATTCTTTGGGGATGCTATTAGCTTCGACCCTACTTACGGAACcaacaagtatgatatggtttttacaccattcaCAGGTGTTAATCACCACAGAAAGTCGGTGTTGTTTGCCGGTTGTCTCCTGTTACACGAGGATGACATCTCCTTCCAATGGACCTTTCAAAGATTTCTTGACCGCCATGGGACAAAAAGAGCCGCAGTTCATGATCACGGATCAATGCCCTGGCATAAAGAAG GTTCCAAATCTGCTATGGACCAAAGAAATAGCGCTATACACGaaggtgcgatgattataacaaaTGACCACTCATTCCCCGAGCTTAAGACAGAATTACCTATAGAAAAGCATGGCGCTATTATATACACACATGTTGTGTTCAAGGTGTTTCAAGAAGAAGTAATGGCGGCCGATTCATGTGGTGTTGATGACTTTGAGAAGGAGGAGCATGTGCGCATAATTCATGTAATCGATGCTGAGACAGACAAAATTTTCAAGGTGAGGTTGGACCTTAGAAGCACAGATGCAGTATGCGAGTGTAAACTGTTCGAAAGAATTGGATTACTCGTGCAGGCATATTTTGTGTGGGTGTACAAGGGCAAAGGAATTGGGCGAATACCAATCAA GCTTGATTCGAATGGGAATGTCATTGAGGATTCATATATGGCTACGTCTGATAATAGTCATTTGTGCAACGTATGGTCAGAGTTCCGTCAGATAGTTGGTGTTCTCAAAACTTTACCTGTTGAACACACGGAAGA CTCGTCGTCTGAAGTCACTATCCACCCTCCggaacaagcacgcaacaagggcAGGGGAAAAAGATTGAAGTCGGCAAACAACAAAGCCATTGAAAAAGCAGCCAAGCCAAAGAGGCTATGTGCATACTGCAAAGAAAGAGTTACCCACGATAGGAGAACATGCCCTCTTCGCATAGCTGATGTAGCTGCTGAGAAAGCAGCTAAAAAGAAAAAAGTTTGA